Proteins found in one Rhodovulum sp. MB263 genomic segment:
- the gph gene encoding phosphoglycolate phosphatase (PGP is an essential enzyme in the glycolate salvage pathway in higher organisms (photorespiration in plants). Phosphoglycolate results from the oxidase activity of RubisCO in the Calvin cycle when concentrations of carbon dioxide are low relative to oxygen. This enzyme is a member of the Haloacid Dehalogenase (HAD) superfamily of aspartate-nucleophile hydrolase enzymes (PF00702).), translating into MKAIIFDLDGTLIDSAPDIHAAVNRTLAGLGQEAFDLDTIRAFIGNGVEVLMERVIKARGLEPGQRDALVEAFLGHYAADPATLTTLYPGVEDALEQFRDEGWAMGICTNKPEAPSRAILKTFGIDGFFGAVVGGDTVEVKKPDPKPLRAVCEQLGATQAVFVGDSEIDAATAQATGMRFALFTEGYHRAEDVDDIPQDARFSDYDVLVAIVARLADELR; encoded by the coding sequence GTGAAGGCCATCATCTTCGACCTCGACGGAACGCTGATCGACAGCGCTCCGGACATCCATGCCGCCGTGAACAGGACGCTGGCCGGGCTCGGCCAGGAGGCGTTCGACCTCGACACCATCCGCGCCTTCATCGGCAACGGGGTCGAGGTACTGATGGAGCGCGTGATCAAGGCCCGCGGGCTTGAACCCGGCCAGCGCGACGCCCTGGTCGAGGCCTTCCTTGGCCATTACGCGGCAGACCCCGCGACGCTGACGACGCTTTATCCCGGCGTCGAGGACGCGCTGGAGCAGTTCCGCGACGAGGGCTGGGCGATGGGCATCTGCACCAACAAGCCCGAGGCGCCCTCGCGCGCGATCCTGAAGACCTTCGGCATCGACGGCTTCTTCGGCGCCGTGGTCGGCGGCGATACGGTCGAGGTGAAGAAACCCGACCCGAAACCTCTTCGCGCGGTCTGCGAGCAGCTTGGCGCGACGCAGGCGGTCTTCGTCGGCGACAGCGAGATCGACGCGGCGACCGCACAGGCCACCGGCATGCGCTTTGCGCTCTTCACCGAGGGCTATCACCGCGCCGAGGATGTCGACGACATCCCGCAGGATGCGCGCTTTTCCGATTACGACGTGCTGGTCGCCATCGTCGCGCGGCTGGCCGACGAGCTGA
- a CDS encoding thioredoxin family protein codes for MAVSPPICDFGWQAPDFTLPGTDGKLHTLSDVHGPMGTLIMFICNHCPYVIAVRDRIIRDARDLQAQGVGICAICSNDAEAYPEDSFEGMKKVAAELDLPFPYLHDEDQSVARAYNAICTPDFFGFNSLLELQYRGRLDASRKEAGPADLRRDLYEAMLQVAHTGHGPHEQIPSMGCSIKWKDAA; via the coding sequence ATGGCCGTCTCTCCCCCGATCTGCGATTTCGGCTGGCAGGCCCCCGATTTCACCCTGCCCGGCACCGATGGCAAGCTGCATACCCTGTCGGATGTGCACGGGCCGATGGGCACGCTGATCATGTTCATCTGCAACCACTGCCCCTATGTCATCGCCGTGCGCGACCGCATCATCCGCGACGCCCGCGACCTGCAGGCCCAGGGCGTCGGCATCTGCGCGATCTGCTCGAACGATGCCGAAGCCTATCCCGAGGACAGCTTCGAGGGCATGAAGAAGGTGGCGGCGGAACTTGACCTTCCCTTCCCCTATCTCCATGACGAGGACCAGTCGGTCGCGCGTGCCTATAACGCCATCTGCACCCCGGATTTCTTCGGCTTCAACAGCCTGCTGGAGTTGCAGTATCGCGGTCGGCTGGATGCCTCGCGCAAGGAGGCCGGGCCTGCGGACCTGCGGCGCGATCTTTACGAGGCGATGCTACAGGTGGCCCATACCGGCCACGGACCGCACGAGCAGATTCCTTCGATGGGCTGCTCGATCAAATGGAAGGACGCCGCGTGA
- a CDS encoding transposase: MSRQPRRHFTAEFKEQAVARLSEPCVSQTTVARELGVTPSQLKGWRLDLAAAMAA; the protein is encoded by the coding sequence ATGAGCAGGCAGCCCCGCCGTCACTTCACCGCCGAGTTCAAGGAACAGGCCGTCGCGCGCCTTTCCGAGCCGTGCGTCAGCCAGACCACCGTCGCGCGCGAACTCGGCGTGACGCCGTCGCAGTTGAAAGGCTGGCGGCTCGATCTGGCGGCCGCGATGGCCGCATAA
- the rpe gene encoding ribulose-phosphate 3-epimerase, with protein sequence MFDRSIKIAPSILSADFANFGAEIRAIEAQGADWVHVDVMDGHFVPNLTFGPPAVKAFRPHVKTFMDVHLMISPVDAYIEAYAEAGADMITAHIEAGPHIHRTLQAIRAQGVKAGVVLNPATPAESVEHILDLCDMVLIMTVNPGFGGQKFIPSCIDKIRRVRAMIGDRPVHIQIDGGVTPETAPLVVEAGANVLVAGSAVFKGGSVDAPDVYGQNIRAIREAAEGALQAA encoded by the coding sequence ATGTTCGACCGTTCGATCAAGATCGCGCCCTCGATCCTGTCCGCCGATTTCGCGAATTTCGGTGCCGAGATCCGGGCGATTGAAGCGCAGGGCGCCGACTGGGTGCATGTCGACGTGATGGACGGGCATTTCGTCCCGAACCTGACCTTCGGCCCGCCCGCGGTGAAGGCCTTCCGCCCGCATGTGAAGACCTTCATGGACGTGCATCTGATGATCTCGCCGGTCGATGCCTATATCGAGGCCTATGCCGAGGCCGGCGCCGACATGATCACCGCCCATATCGAGGCGGGCCCGCATATCCACCGCACGCTGCAGGCGATCCGGGCGCAGGGCGTCAAGGCCGGCGTGGTGCTGAACCCCGCGACCCCTGCCGAAAGCGTCGAGCATATCCTCGATCTTTGCGACATGGTCCTGATCATGACCGTGAACCCGGGCTTCGGCGGGCAGAAATTCATCCCCTCCTGTATCGACAAGATCCGCCGCGTCCGCGCGATGATCGGCGACCGGCCGGTCCATATCCAGATCGATGGCGGCGTCACCCCCGAGACCGCACCGCTTGTCGTCGAGGCCGGCGCGAATGTGCTGGTCGCGGGCTCGGCCGTCTTCAAGGGCGGCTCGGTCGATGCGCCCGACGTCTACGGCCAGAACATCCGGGCGATCCGCGAGGCCGCCGAGGGCGCGTTGCAGGCGGCCTGA
- a CDS encoding ribulose-bisphosphate carboxylase, translated as MDQSNRYARLDLDEKALIAGGRHVLCAYTMKPKGDGDYLATAAHFAAESSTGTNVEVHTTDDFTKGVDALVYEIDPGNEVMKIAYPVELFDRNIIDGRAMLASFLTLTIGNNQGMGDVAHAKMRDFYVPPAYLRLFDGPAMNIADMWRVLGRSVTDGGMVVGTIIKPKLGLRPQPFADACYEFWLGGDFIKNDEPQGNQVFAPLKETIRLVSDAMKRAQDKTGEAKLFSANITADDHYEMLARGEYILETFGENADHVAFLVDGYVAGPAAITTARRAFPHQFLHYHRAGHGAVTSPESQRGYTAFVLSKMSRLQGASGIHTGTMGFGKMEGDPSDRIMAFMLTEDVADGPFYRQDWLGMKPTTPIISGGMNALRLPGFFDNLGHSNVIQTSGGGAFGHLDGGTAGAISLHQAHDAWKAGVNLVDYAKEHRELARAFESFPFDADKLFPGWREKLGETEAAE; from the coding sequence ATGGATCAGTCGAACCGATATGCCCGCCTCGACCTCGATGAGAAAGCACTCATCGCCGGCGGCCGTCACGTGCTTTGCGCCTACACGATGAAGCCCAAGGGGGACGGGGACTACCTGGCCACCGCGGCGCATTTCGCCGCCGAAAGCTCGACCGGCACCAATGTCGAGGTGCACACCACCGACGATTTCACCAAGGGCGTCGATGCGCTCGTCTACGAGATCGACCCCGGGAACGAGGTGATGAAGATCGCCTATCCGGTCGAGTTGTTCGACCGCAACATCATCGACGGCCGCGCCATGCTGGCCTCGTTCCTGACGCTGACGATCGGCAACAACCAGGGCATGGGCGACGTGGCGCATGCCAAGATGCGCGACTTCTACGTGCCGCCCGCCTATCTGAGGCTCTTCGACGGACCCGCGATGAACATCGCCGACATGTGGCGCGTGCTCGGCCGCAGCGTCACCGATGGCGGCATGGTGGTGGGCACCATCATCAAGCCGAAACTCGGCCTGCGTCCGCAGCCCTTCGCCGATGCCTGCTATGAATTCTGGCTGGGCGGGGACTTCATCAAGAACGATGAGCCGCAAGGCAACCAGGTCTTCGCGCCGCTGAAAGAGACGATCCGCCTGGTCTCGGACGCGATGAAGCGGGCCCAGGACAAGACCGGCGAGGCCAAGCTGTTCTCGGCCAACATCACCGCCGACGACCATTATGAAATGCTGGCCCGCGGCGAGTATATCCTGGAAACTTTCGGCGAGAATGCCGATCACGTGGCCTTCCTCGTGGACGGCTACGTGGCAGGCCCCGCGGCCATCACCACCGCGCGCCGCGCCTTCCCGCACCAGTTCCTGCACTATCACCGGGCGGGCCACGGCGCCGTGACCTCGCCGGAATCGCAACGCGGCTATACCGCCTTCGTGCTGTCCAAGATGTCACGTCTGCAGGGCGCCTCGGGCATCCACACCGGCACCATGGGCTTTGGCAAGATGGAGGGCGATCCCTCCGACAGGATCATGGCCTTCATGCTGACCGAGGACGTGGCGGACGGCCCCTTCTACCGCCAGGACTGGCTGGGGATGAAGCCCACCACCCCGATCATCTCGGGCGGCATGAACGCGCTGCGCCTGCCGGGCTTCTTCGACAATCTGGGCCATTCCAACGTGATCCAGACCTCGGGCGGCGGCGCCTTCGGGCATCTCGACGGCGGCACCGCGGGCGCGATCTCGCTGCACCAGGCGCATGATGCCTGGAAGGCGGGCGTGAACCTCGTCGACTATGCCAAGGAGCACCGCGAACTGGCCCGCGCCTTCGAAAGCTTCCCCTTCGATGCCGACAAGCTCTTCCCGGGCTGGCGCGAGAAGCTGGGCGAGACCGAAGCCGCCGAGTGA
- the fba gene encoding class II fructose-bisphosphate aldolase (catalyzes the reversible aldol condensation of dihydroxyacetonephosphate and glyceraldehyde 3-phosphate in the Calvin cycle, glycolysis, and/or gluconeogenesis) — translation MALITLRQLLDHAAEHGYGVPAFNINNMEQGLSIMEAAKACDAPVIIQASRGARQYANDIMLAKMIEALAEIYPGIPLCMHQDHGNNEATCLGAIKHGFTSVMMDGSLEGDGKTPASYEYNVDITRRVADMAHWVGASVEGELGVLGSLETGKGEAEDGHGAEGELSRDQLLTDPDQAADFVSKTKVDALAIACGTSHGAYKFTQKPTGETLAMSVIEKIHAKLPDTHLVMHGSSSVPQYLQDLINENGGAMPQTYGVPVEEIERGIKMGVRKVNIDTDNRMAMTGTFRRIAKENPAEFDPRKFLKPAMAEMTRLCKDRFERFGTAGNASRIKVIPMADMARRYAEGSLDPKTK, via the coding sequence ATGGCCCTTATCACCCTTCGCCAACTTCTGGACCATGCGGCCGAGCACGGCTACGGCGTGCCCGCCTTCAACATCAACAACATGGAACAGGGGCTGTCGATCATGGAGGCCGCCAAGGCCTGTGACGCGCCGGTCATCATCCAGGCCAGCCGCGGCGCGCGGCAATATGCCAATGACATCATGCTGGCCAAGATGATCGAGGCGCTGGCCGAGATCTATCCCGGCATCCCGCTTTGCATGCATCAGGATCACGGCAACAACGAGGCCACCTGTCTGGGGGCGATCAAGCACGGCTTCACCTCGGTGATGATGGACGGCTCGCTGGAAGGCGACGGCAAGACCCCGGCCTCCTATGAATACAATGTCGACATCACCCGGCGCGTGGCCGACATGGCGCATTGGGTCGGCGCCTCGGTCGAGGGCGAGCTGGGCGTTCTGGGCAGCCTCGAGACCGGCAAGGGCGAGGCCGAGGACGGCCATGGCGCCGAGGGCGAGCTGTCGCGCGACCAGCTTCTGACCGATCCCGATCAGGCCGCCGATTTCGTCTCGAAGACCAAGGTCGACGCGCTGGCCATTGCCTGCGGCACCTCGCATGGCGCCTACAAGTTCACCCAGAAGCCCACCGGCGAGACGCTGGCGATGAGCGTGATCGAGAAGATCCACGCCAAGCTGCCCGACACGCATCTGGTGATGCATGGCTCGTCCTCGGTGCCGCAATACCTGCAGGATCTCATCAACGAGAATGGCGGCGCCATGCCCCAGACCTATGGCGTTCCGGTCGAGGAGATCGAGCGCGGCATCAAGATGGGCGTGCGCAAGGTCAATATCGACACCGACAACCGGATGGCGATGACCGGCACCTTCCGCCGCATCGCCAAGGAAAACCCGGCCGAATTCGACCCGCGGAAATTCCTCAAACCCGCCATGGCCGAGATGACCAGGCTCTGCAAGGACCGCTTCGAGCGCTTCGGCACCGCCGGCAATGCCTCGCGGATCAAGGTGATCCCGATGGCCGACATGGCCAGGCGCTATGCCGAGGGCAGCCTCGATCCGAAGACGAAATAA
- the pgk gene encoding phosphoglycerate kinase: MAGLPLTSLDVAGKRLAVRADLNVPLGPAGVTDAARITRFASGMKPLLARGARLVVMSHLGRPGGEMTPALTLERVQGALSDALEAPVRFIDTCAGPMAERLSHDLAPGEVLLCENLRFERGEERNDQRLGAELARLGDIYVNDAFSCCHRLHASTTAAVDAAERVAAGPLLLEELAQLERALDTPPSPSVALMGGQSMIERLGLMKRLLRRVDTILLGGGLANSFLFARGYSIGRSFCEPELADDILEIAALAEVAGCRIVMPRDFVVDGLQHAGGHAYPVPLGGIRPNRRVYDLGPDSVELYRGLLRKARTIVWNGPLGICETPPFDAATRALAETVAEQTRAGLCVSVAGGGDTLVALNRSGHAHDFTYVSTAGGAFLEWLEGRPLPGLEALERAGRAD; the protein is encoded by the coding sequence ATGGCGGGCCTGCCCCTGACATCGCTGGATGTTGCGGGCAAGCGCCTGGCAGTCCGGGCGGATCTGAACGTTCCGCTCGGGCCCGCCGGGGTCACCGACGCCGCCCGCATCACCCGCTTTGCAAGCGGCATGAAACCGCTTCTGGCCCGGGGCGCGCGGCTGGTGGTCATGAGCCATCTGGGCCGTCCGGGGGGCGAGATGACCCCGGCGCTGACTCTCGAACGGGTGCAGGGCGCCTTGTCCGATGCCCTGGAGGCGCCGGTGCGCTTCATCGATACCTGTGCCGGGCCGATGGCCGAACGGCTCAGCCATGATCTGGCGCCGGGCGAGGTGCTTCTGTGCGAGAACCTGCGCTTCGAGCGCGGCGAGGAGCGCAACGACCAGCGGCTCGGGGCCGAGCTGGCCCGGCTTGGCGACATCTATGTCAATGACGCCTTCTCCTGCTGCCACCGGCTGCATGCCTCGACCACGGCGGCGGTCGACGCGGCCGAACGGGTGGCGGCGGGGCCCCTGCTGCTCGAGGAGCTGGCCCAGCTCGAACGCGCGCTCGACACCCCGCCCTCGCCTTCTGTCGCGCTGATGGGCGGGCAATCGATGATCGAGCGGCTGGGGCTGATGAAGCGTCTCCTGCGCCGGGTCGACACCATCCTGCTGGGCGGCGGGCTGGCCAACAGCTTCCTCTTTGCCCGCGGCTACAGCATCGGGCGCTCGTTCTGCGAACCGGAACTGGCCGACGACATTCTCGAGATCGCCGCGCTGGCCGAGGTCGCGGGCTGCCGGATCGTGATGCCCCGGGATTTCGTCGTCGACGGGCTTCAGCATGCCGGCGGGCATGCCTATCCGGTGCCGCTGGGCGGCATCCGGCCGAACCGCCGGGTCTACGATCTGGGTCCCGACTCGGTCGAGCTCTATCGCGGCCTCCTGCGCAAGGCCCGGACCATCGTCTGGAACGGCCCGCTGGGCATCTGCGAGACCCCGCCCTTCGACGCCGCGACCCGGGCGCTGGCCGAGACCGTGGCCGAACAGACCCGGGCCGGGCTCTGCGTGTCGGTCGCGGGCGGCGGCGATACGCTGGTCGCGCTGAACCGCTCGGGCCATGCCCATGATTTCACCTATGTCTCCACCGCGGGTGGAGCATTTCTCGAATGGCTGGAAGGACGCCCGCTCCCCGGCCTCGAAGCTTTGGAACGCGCAGGACGCGCAGACTGA
- the gap gene encoding type I glyceraldehyde-3-phosphate dehydrogenase yields MTVKVAINGFGRIGRNVLRAIIESGRTDIEVVAINDLGPVETNAHLMRYDSVHGRFPGTVTVDGDTIDVGRGPIKVTAIRDPKELPWGDVDVALECTGIFTARDKAAIHLENGSKRVLISAPGAGADKTIVYGVNHDVLTKDDLVVSNASCTTNCLSPVAKALNDAIGIKRGFMTTIHSYTGDQPTLDTMHKDLYRARAAAMSMIPTSTGAAKAVGLVLPELNGKLDGVAIRVPTPNVSVVDLVFEAGRDTTVEEVNAAIRAAADGPMKGILGYTDEKLVSSDFNHDQHSSVFHMDQTKVMDGNMVRILSWYDNEWGFSNRMADTAVAMGALI; encoded by the coding sequence ATGACAGTCAAGGTAGCAATCAACGGCTTCGGCCGGATCGGGCGCAACGTCCTGCGGGCCATCATTGAATCGGGCCGCACCGATATCGAGGTCGTCGCGATCAACGATCTGGGTCCGGTCGAGACCAATGCCCATCTGATGCGCTACGACAGCGTTCACGGCCGCTTCCCCGGCACCGTGACCGTCGACGGCGATACCATCGATGTGGGCCGCGGCCCGATCAAGGTGACCGCGATCCGCGATCCGAAAGAGCTGCCCTGGGGCGATGTCGACGTGGCGCTGGAATGCACCGGCATCTTCACCGCCCGCGACAAGGCCGCGATCCATCTGGAGAACGGCTCGAAGCGGGTGCTGATCTCGGCGCCGGGCGCCGGAGCCGACAAGACCATCGTCTATGGCGTCAACCATGACGTGCTGACCAAGGACGACCTGGTGGTCTCGAACGCCTCCTGCACGACGAACTGCCTGTCGCCGGTCGCCAAGGCCCTGAACGATGCCATCGGCATCAAGCGCGGCTTCATGACCACGATCCACAGCTACACGGGCGACCAGCCGACGCTGGACACCATGCACAAGGATCTGTACCGCGCCCGCGCGGCGGCGATGTCGATGATCCCGACCTCGACCGGCGCCGCCAAGGCCGTGGGCCTGGTGCTGCCGGAACTGAACGGCAAGCTCGACGGCGTCGCGATCCGCGTGCCGACCCCGAATGTGTCGGTCGTGGACCTGGTGTTCGAAGCCGGGCGTGACACCACCGTCGAGGAGGTCAACGCGGCCATCCGCGCGGCGGCCGACGGCCCGATGAAGGGCATTCTCGGCTATACCGACGAGAAACTGGTCTCGTCGGACTTCAACCACGACCAGCATTCCTCGGTCTTCCACATGGACCAGACCAAGGTGATGGACGGCAACATGGTCCGGATCCTGAGCTGGTATGACAACGAGTGGGGTTTCTCCAACCGCATGGCGGATACCGCCGTGGCGATGGGGGCGCTGATCTGA
- the tkt gene encoding transketolase produces MNAPTKIDTSAEALMATAIRVLTMDAVQAANSGHPGMPMGMADVAAVLFNRFMQIDPSCPKWADRDRFVLSAGHGSMLVYSINHMLGYADMDMDQIRSFRQWGARTAGHPEYGHAEGIETTTGPLGQGITTAVGMALAERMHNARFGDDLVDHYTYVIAGDGCLMEGISHEAIDMAGHWQLGRMIVLWDDNKITIDGSTELSTSVDQKARFAAAGWHVAAVDGHDREAVAAAIEAARKDPRPSLIACRTVIGQGAPNKAGSHKVHGAPLGADEIAATRTALGWAHEAFTLPKEVYAAWHAVAARGREAREGWEARLLCAEHGGAFEASLARPDKAAMAEAITAYKQQLSADAPKVATRKASEMALAVVNATLPNAIGGSADLTGSNLTLTKGMSPVSKDNYGGNYIHYGIREFGMSAAMNGIALHGGFFPYGGTFLVFADYARPAIRLSALMGLPVAYVMTHDSIGLGEDGPTHQPVEHLASLRAMPNLNVFRPADVVETAEAWEIAATSETTPSLLALSRQGLPCLRTEHRAENLTARGAYVLREPEGGRDVTLIATGSEVEIAMNAADELARQDVRAAVVSAPCFELFAAQDDAYRASVLGDAPRVGVEAAVEQGWAPLLGARSAFVGMTGFGASAPADDLYKHFGITAEAVAAAAKKLIK; encoded by the coding sequence ATGAACGCGCCCACCAAGATCGACACCAGCGCCGAAGCGCTGATGGCCACCGCGATCCGTGTCCTGACGATGGATGCGGTTCAGGCCGCCAATTCGGGCCATCCCGGCATGCCGATGGGCATGGCCGATGTGGCCGCGGTGCTGTTCAACCGGTTCATGCAGATCGACCCGTCCTGCCCGAAATGGGCCGACCGGGACCGCTTCGTGCTGTCGGCCGGGCATGGCTCGATGCTGGTCTATTCGATCAACCACATGCTGGGCTATGCCGACATGGACATGGACCAGATCCGCAGCTTCCGGCAATGGGGCGCGCGCACGGCGGGGCATCCGGAATACGGCCATGCCGAGGGCATCGAGACCACGACCGGACCGCTGGGCCAGGGCATCACCACCGCGGTCGGCATGGCGCTGGCCGAGCGGATGCACAATGCCCGCTTCGGCGACGATCTGGTCGATCACTACACCTATGTGATCGCGGGCGACGGCTGCCTGATGGAAGGCATCAGCCACGAGGCCATCGACATGGCCGGCCACTGGCAGCTCGGCCGGATGATCGTTCTGTGGGACGATAACAAGATCACCATCGACGGCTCGACCGAGCTGTCGACCTCGGTCGACCAGAAGGCGCGTTTCGCCGCCGCCGGCTGGCATGTGGCCGCGGTCGACGGCCATGACCGCGAGGCCGTCGCCGCCGCCATCGAGGCCGCGCGCAAGGACCCGCGCCCCTCGCTGATCGCCTGCCGGACCGTGATCGGCCAGGGCGCGCCCAACAAGGCCGGCAGCCACAAGGTCCATGGCGCGCCTCTGGGCGCCGACGAGATCGCCGCGACCCGCACGGCCCTTGGCTGGGCCCATGAGGCCTTCACCCTGCCGAAAGAGGTCTATGCCGCCTGGCATGCGGTTGCCGCGCGCGGCCGCGAGGCCCGCGAGGGCTGGGAAGCGCGTCTGCTCTGCGCCGAGCATGGCGGTGCCTTCGAGGCCTCGCTGGCCCGGCCCGACAAGGCCGCCATGGCCGAGGCCATCACGGCCTACAAGCAGCAGCTTTCGGCCGATGCGCCCAAGGTCGCGACCCGGAAGGCCTCGGAGATGGCGCTGGCCGTGGTCAATGCCACCCTGCCCAACGCCATCGGCGGCTCGGCCGACCTCACCGGCTCGAACCTGACCCTGACCAAGGGCATGTCGCCGGTGTCGAAGGACAATTACGGCGGCAATTACATCCATTACGGCATCCGCGAATTCGGCATGTCGGCGGCGATGAACGGCATCGCGCTGCATGGCGGCTTCTTCCCCTATGGCGGCACCTTCCTCGTCTTCGCCGATTATGCCCGTCCCGCGATCCGGCTCTCGGCGCTGATGGGGTTGCCGGTGGCCTATGTGATGACGCATGACTCGATCGGTCTTGGCGAGGACGGCCCGACCCACCAGCCGGTGGAACATCTGGCCAGCCTCCGCGCCATGCCCAATCTCAACGTCTTCCGTCCCGCCGATGTGGTCGAGACCGCCGAGGCCTGGGAAATCGCCGCGACCTCGGAGACGACCCCGAGCCTGCTGGCACTGTCGCGGCAGGGCCTGCCCTGCCTGCGGACCGAGCACCGGGCCGAGAACCTGACGGCCAGGGGCGCCTATGTGCTGCGCGAACCCGAGGGCGGCCGCGACGTCACCCTGATCGCCACCGGCTCGGAAGTCGAGATCGCGATGAACGCGGCCGACGAGCTGGCGCGCCAGGACGTCAGGGCCGCCGTTGTCTCCGCCCCCTGTTTCGAGCTATTCGCAGCTCAGGACGACGCCTACCGGGCATCCGTCCTTGGCGACGCGCCCCGGGTCGGGGTCGAGGCCGCCGTGGAACAGGGCTGGGCGCCGCTTCTTGGCGCCAGATCCGCCTTCGTTGGCATGACCGGATTCGGCGCCTCGGCGCCGGCCGACGACCTTTACAAGCACTTCGGCATCACCGCCGAAGCCGTGGCCGCCGCCGCGAAGAAACTGATCAAGTAA
- a CDS encoding phosphoribulokinase, giving the protein MSKKHPIISVTGSSGAGTSTVKHTFDQIFRREGVNAVSIEGDAFHRFNRKDMKAELDRHYAEGDAGFSHFSYEANELKILEEVFRQYGETGTGRSRHYVHDAEEAEKRGVAPGEFTDWAPFAEGSDLLFYEGLHGSVVNDEVDIARHADLKIGVVPVINLEWIQKIHRDKEKRGYTTEAIRDVILRRMYAYVHCICPQFTETDINFQRVPVVDTSNPFVARWIPTPDESLVVIRFRNPRGIDFSYLVSMIHGSWMSRANSIVIPGGKLDLAMQLILTPMINRLVSESKRA; this is encoded by the coding sequence ATGAGCAAGAAGCACCCGATCATCTCCGTTACCGGCTCTTCCGGGGCGGGCACCTCGACGGTCAAGCATACCTTCGACCAGATCTTCCGCCGCGAGGGCGTGAACGCGGTCTCGATCGAGGGCGACGCCTTCCACCGCTTCAACCGCAAGGACATGAAGGCCGAGCTCGACCGTCACTATGCCGAGGGCGATGCGGGTTTCAGCCATTTCAGCTACGAGGCCAACGAGCTGAAGATCCTCGAAGAGGTGTTCCGCCAATATGGCGAGACCGGCACCGGGCGCAGCCGCCATTACGTGCACGATGCCGAAGAGGCCGAGAAGCGCGGCGTGGCGCCGGGCGAGTTCACCGACTGGGCGCCCTTCGCCGAGGGCTCGGACCTGCTGTTCTACGAGGGGCTGCACGGCTCGGTCGTCAATGACGAGGTCGACATCGCCCGGCATGCCGATCTCAAGATCGGCGTGGTGCCGGTGATCAACCTCGAATGGATCCAGAAGATCCACCGCGACAAGGAAAAGCGCGGCTACACCACCGAGGCGATCCGCGACGTGATCCTGCGCCGGATGTATGCCTATGTGCATTGCATCTGCCCGCAATTCACCGAAACCGACATCAACTTCCAGCGCGTGCCGGTGGTCGATACCTCGAACCCCTTCGTCGCCCGCTGGATCCCGACCCCGGACGAAAGCCTCGTCGTGATCCGCTTCCGCAATCCGCGCGGGATCGACTTTTCCTACCTGGTCTCGATGATCCACGGATCCTGGATGAGCCGGGCCAACTCGATCGTGATCCCGGGCGGCAAGCTCGATCTCGCGATGCAGCTTATCCTGACGCCGATGATCAATCGTCTCGTCTCCGAATCGAAACGCGCCTGA